A stretch of the Pelodiscus sinensis isolate JC-2024 chromosome 8, ASM4963464v1, whole genome shotgun sequence genome encodes the following:
- the PPRC1 gene encoding peroxisome proliferator-activated receptor gamma coactivator-related protein 1 isoform X3, with the protein MAALWGAGGAAGSRGARRARGGGSGAEPPPASPAQCCSLEEEEPGLHWGAASSDVPLEADGILGTMHGYLDSSVISILEDFSSLHEHKACLEAPNELSLLTAITEILDSTDDETLSPFDSTMDSELLALPRERESSSFQKFLSLSRRSPERGVPALDDAWGLGKVEPGPLDLPWDCPLSCLEEPAAPRQRAGRAPRAEQKLPRPQLRERSDGEEEEGPPGELLQSPEERREEAAAWPADGGAPCIISTAAGSLSELVRSMHPYCLPTLTVCLDPASEPAAQEFLAGPLVLEIVPGAGESLEIPVVLQHLGPAEEEAASGRPAGEEEGAREPSPPSPTQARVSPPGAGPEEEARPRAQRQESRPQRCTEALAGGKRPDTEKGRGRERARKSRKKQREGLQRGRAKPDGDRVGLRLRSTSSGQPPASQPSPSWAARPSVQVSTFLEKQLEQARKDGRMELRAARGRPRAAAAGSAPRRKGRPEVQEKPEAAKLNVQPAVQGTGAPGPSEQDTGAPGPSKQAPPCPGELPADAGPSSAEQGEGSWPVPTKDSTGPETGAVGEAERAAVEAAGWPPRPKALSLTEYRQRMLRRQPGGSHGKEGEKPGVSKWPSIPEPPTELAEIPCLMAPVRPPPSQPAHPGEPPSSQRGPEKPSSPPATAPLASREPAISQRGPEKPPSSPATAPLACKAPVGPSQPVPAPLPPGPQLPFLPSTVGAAPAVIPPAAATPYALYPPVPSWPCFGPPPAGYPGLPPPPPTSGSPSAFHLVPGLPPPAVAWPSPALPPPPFGPGAPCASMGWALGLQPPYWPGVPVPPPLVYSDLGAKPFPAGPGPEPEPLARGTACAHVPALVPSCHEPPAFTTQSARPVPAQPSARATSGWVCDPRRQSRPVGESPAPQPVGQPTTPPPQAVCVSPAPQPVGRPPQPVGESPAPQPVGESPLPQPIGQPPQPVGESPAPQPVGRPPALPPQPVGESPLPQPVGQPPQPVGESPTPQPVGWPPQPVGQPPALPPQPVGRPPALPPQTVGESPLPQPVGQPPQPVGQPPALPPLPVGESPAPQPVGQPPALPRQPVGESPNPQHVGQPPALSPQPVGQPPGPCPPTEAAAPAKSVGPSLLEGSQPGSTGPVPQKPQLPGPPAVPRRAAVALRAREESQPAKPWRHRLLVGPARPGTSKDIVQAFISEIGIEASDLSSLLEQFEKTEGTKELPRGQRRGDRLAAGNTGSESQQEKSPPDSLHAPELANIAGLTPPATPPHQLWKPLAAVSLLGKARSPGAVPQEGGQNTAKFVEAKPLPQSKPRGKGPAPSHVGCGDHDYCARGTAQPEEGSRLPSTPAPSELGSRWNVKRHQDITIKPPSSLPSWTLACSGLRTPPGTAPGSSQPLDHRTRARSQAAAGRSSPPTSVLLSPAASPCRDEEPQSGDPQPAAKRSLRCYRRRAASPSPRARASRSFSSTSNGASTSSSSSSSSRSRSRSLSPPPKRWRSCGSCGRSRGRSPSSASSYSSRSSSASRSRSRSPSPRRRSNRRRRFDYCDPPDHCQHQRILHKERAIEERRVVFIGKIPSRMTRAELRHRFSVFGDIEECTLHFRAEGDNYGFVTYRYAKEAFAAIESGHQLRRPDEQPFDLCFGGRRQFCRRNYADLDSNREDFDPAPVKSKFDSLDFDTLLKQAQRNLRR; encoded by the exons ATGGCGGCGCTGTGGGGCGCCGGGGGAGCCGCCGGCAGCCGGGGCGCGCGCCGGGCgcgggggggcggcagcggcgcggagcccccccccgccagccccgcgcAG TGCTGCTCTCTGGAGGAAGAGGAGCCCGGCCTGCACTGGGGGGCTGCCAGCAGCGACGTGCCCCTGGAGGCCGACGGGATCCTGGGAACGATGCACGGCTACTTGGACTCCTCCGTCATCTCCATCCTTGAGGACTTCAGCTCGCTGCACGAG CACAAGGCCTGCCTAGAGGCTCCAAACGAGCTGTCCCTGCTGACGGCCATCACCGAGATCCTGGACAGCACGGACGACGAGACTCTGTCCCCGTTTGACAGCACCATGGACTCCGAATTGCTGGCGCTGCCCCGGGAGCGCGAGAGTTCTTCG ttCCAGAAGTTCCTCAGCTTGTCCCGGCGCTCCCCTGAGCGCGGCGTTCCTGCCCTGGACGATGCATGGGGCCTCGGCAAG GTGGAGCCCGGCCCCCTGGATCTGCCCTGGGACTGTCCACTGAGCTGCCTTGAGGAGCCGGCAGCGCCCAGGCAGCGCGCTGGCCGAGCGCCCCGGGCGGAGCAGAAGCTGCCCAGGCCCCAGCTGCGAGAGCGCAgcgatggggaggaggaggaagggccgcccggggagctgctgcagagcccgGAGGAGCGGCGCGAGGAGGCAGCGGCGTGGCCGGCCGATGGCGGCGCTCCCTGCATCATTAGCACGGCGGCCGGGTCGCTCAGCGAGCTGGTGAGGTCCATGCACCCGTACTGCCTGCCCACGCTCACCGTGTGCCTGGACCCGGCCAGTGAGCCGGCGGCCCAGGAGTTCTTAGCCGGCCCGCTCGTGCTGGAGATTGTGCCGGGCGCAGGCGAGAGCCTGGAGATCCccgtggtcctgcagcacctgggcccagCGGAAGAGGAGGCAGCCAGCGGGCGTCCAGCTGGTGAGGAGGAGGGTGCCCGGGAGCCGTCGCCACCCAGCCCGACCCAGGCCAGAGTCTCccccccgggggcgggcccggaAGAGGAGGCGAGGCCCCGAGCCCAGCGTCAGGAGAGCAGGCCGCAGCGCTGCACGGAGGCGCTGGCAGGCGGAAAGCGCCCGGACACGGAGAAGGGCCGAGGGCGCGAAAGGGCccggaaaagccggaaaaagcaAAGGGAGGGATTGCAGAGAGGCCGGGCCAAGCCGGACGGGGACCGTGTGGGCCTCAGGCTCCGCTCCACGTCCTCGGGacagccgccagccagccagccctcccccagctgggcagCCCGGCCCTCCGTGCAGGTGTCCACCTTCCTGGAGAAGCAGCTGGAGCAGGCGAGGAAGGATGGGCGGATGGAGCTGCGAGCGGCCCGAGGGCGGCCCAGGGCAGCGGCTGCAGGGAGCGCCCCGCGGAGGAAGGGGCGCCCTGAGGTGCAGGAGAAGCCGGAGGCCGCCAAGCTGAATGTGCAGccggctgtgcagggcacaggggcGCCTGGACCCTCCGAGCAGGACACAGGGGCGCCTGGACCCTCCAAgcaggccccgccctgccccggggaGCTGCCGGCTGACGCGGGACCCAGCTCAgcagagcagggggaagggagctggcctGTCCCCACCAAGGATAGCACTGGCCCGGAGACGGGcgctgtgggggaggcagagcGGGCTGCGGTTGAGGCTGCCGGCTGGCCGCCCAGGCCCAAGGCGCTCAGCCTGACGGAGTACCGGCAGCGGATGCTGCGCCGCCAGCCCGGCGGGAGCCacgggaaggagggggagaagccaggagtGAGCAAGTGGCCCAGCATTCCCGAGCCCCCCACGGAGCTGGCAGAAATCCCCTGCCTCATGGCGCCCGTACGCCCCCCACCCTCGCAGCCTGCCCACCCCGGGGAGCCACCCAGCTCCCAGAGGGGCCCCGAGAaaccctccagccccccagccaccgcTCCTCTGGCCAGCCGGGAGCCGGCCATCTCCCAGAGGGGCCCCGAGaaaccccccagctccccagccaccgCTCCCCTGGCCTGCAAGGCTCCTGtgggccccagccagcctgtgccagctcccctgcccccagggccccagCTGCCTTTCCTCCCCTCAACCGTGGGGGCAGCTCCTGCAGTGATCCCACCAGCTGCCGCCACTCCCTATGCCCTGTACCCCCCGGTGCCTTCCTGGCCTTGCTTCGGCCCCCCGCCTGCCGGCTACCCCGGCCTGCCCCCGCCACCGCCCACTAGCGGGTCCCCCAGCGCCTTCCACCTGGTGCCTGGTCTGCCCCCACCGGCCGTGGCCTGGccctctcctgctctgcccccgcctcccTTCGGCCCCGGAGCACCGTGTGCCTCCAtgggctgggccctgggcctCCAGCCACCCTACTGGCCGGGGGTCCCTGTGCCACCCCCCCTGGTGTACAGTGACCTGGGGGCAAAGCCCTTTCCAGCTGGCCCTGGTCCCGAGCCAGAGCCGCTGGCCAGGGGCACAGCTTGTGCCCACGTGCCCGCCCTGGTGCCAAGCTGCCACGAGCCCCCTGCTTTCACCACGCAGTCCGCCAGGCcggtgccagcccagccctcagcCAGGGCCACGTCTGGCTGGGTCTGTGATCCCAGGAGGCAGAGCCGGCCTGTGGGCGAGtcacccgccccccagccagtggggcagcccaCTACCCCACCcccgcaggctgtgtgtgtgtcacccgccccccagcctgtagggcggcccccccagcctgtgggtgagtcacctgccccccagcctgtgggTGAGTCACCCTTGCCCCAGCCTatagggcagcccccccagcctgtgggtgagtcacctgccccccagcctgtaggacggccccctgccctgcccccccagcctgtgggTGAGTCACCCTTGCCCCAGCCTgtagggcagcccccccagcctgtgggTGAGTCACCCACGCCCCAGCCTGTAGGGTGGCCCCCTCAGCCTGtagggcagccccctgccctgcccccccagcctgtaggacggccccctgccctgcccccccagactgTGGGTGAGTCACCCTTGCCCCAGCCTgtagggcagcccccccagcctgtagggcagccccctgccctgccccccctgcctgTAGGTGAgtcacctgccccccagcctgtagggcagccccctgccctgccccgccagccTGTGGGTGAGTCACCCAACCCCCAGCATGtggggcagccccctgctctgtccccccaGCCTGTGGGACAGCCCCCTGGTCCCTGCCCCCCAACggaggctgcagctccagcaaagAGTGTGGGGCCCAGCCTGTTGGAGGGATCCCAGCCAGGCTCCACAGGACCAGTCCCGCAGAAGCCCCAGCTGCCTGGCCCCCCGGCCGTGCCCAGGAGAGCTGCAGTGGCGCTGAGAGCGCGAGAGGAGAGCCAGCCCGCCAAGCCATGGAGACACCGGCTCCTCgtcggcccggcccggcccggtacCAGCAAGGACATTGTGCAGGCCTTCATCAGCGAAAtcg GAATCGAAGCTTCGGACCTGTCCAGCCTGCTGGAGCAGTTTGAGAAGACGGAAG GCACCAAGGAGCTGCCGCGCGGGCAGCGCCGTGGCGACAGGCTGGCAGCGGGGAACACTGG GTCCGAGAGCCAGCAGGAGAAGAGCCCGCCGGACAGCCTGCACGCCCCGGAGCTGGCCAACATCGCTG GCCTGACCCCGCCGGCGACGCCGCCCCACCAGCTCTGGAAGCCTCTGGCTGCCGTCTCGCTGCTGGGGAAGGCCAGGTCCCCAGGGGCCGTGCCCCAGGAGGGCGGCCAGAACACTGCCAAGTTCGTGGAGGCCAAGCCGCTGCCGCAGAGCAAACCTCGGGggaagggccctgcccccagccacgtGGGCTGTGGAGACCACGACTACTGCGCCCGGGGCACTGCCCAGCCAGAGGAGGGCTCCAGACTCCCCAGCACGCCGGCCCCGTCGGAGCTCGGCTCCCGCTGGAACGTGAAGCGGCACCAGGATATCACCATCAAgccgccctcctccctcccctcgtGGACGCTGGCCTGTTCCGGGCTCCGCACCCCTCCTGGCACCgcccctggctccagccagccGCTGGATCACCGGACTAGAGCCCGAAGCCAGGCTGCCgcgggcaggagcagcccccccacctcgGTCCTCCTGTCTCCGGCCGCGTCCCCCTGCCGGGATGAGGAGCCGCAGAGCGGGGACCCGCAGCCGGCTGCCAAGCGGTCCTTGCGCTGCTACCGGAGACGGGCGGCCTCACCGAGCCCCCGGGCTCGCGCCAGCCGCTCGTTCAGCTCCACGTCCAACGGGGCCAGCAcgtcgtcgtcgtcgtcgtcCTCCTCCCGGTCCCGGTCCCGGTCCCTGTCCCCCCCGCCAAAGCGGTGGCGAAG CTGCGGGTCGTGTGGCCGGTCCCGGGGAAGGTCGCCCTCCTCGGCCTCGTCCTACTCGTCCAGATCCTCCTCGGCCTCCCGCAGCCGCTCGCGTTCCCCGTCCCCCCGCAGGAGGAGTAACCGGAGGAGAAG ATTCGATTATTGCGACCCTCCGGATCACTGCCAGCACCAGAGAATCCTCCACAAGGAACGTGCAATA gaggagaggagagtggtTTTCATCGGCAAGATCCCCAGCAGGATGACGCGGGCAGAGCTCCGGCACCGCTTCTCCGTCTTCGGGGACATCGAGGAGTGCACGCTCCACTTCCGGGCCGAGgg gGACAACTACGGCTTCGTGACCTACCGCTACGCCAAGGAGGCCTTCGCCGCCATCGAGAGCGGCCACCAGCTGCGGCGCCCGGACGAGCAGCCCTTCGACCTGTGCTTCGGGGGGCGCCGCCAGTTCTGCCGCAGGAACTACGCGGACCTGG ACTCCAACCGGGAAGATTTCGACCCTGCCCCCGTCAAGAGCAAGTTCGACTCCCTCGACTTCGACACCTTATTGAAGCAGGCGCAGCGCAACCTGCGGAGGTAG
- the PPRC1 gene encoding peroxisome proliferator-activated receptor gamma coactivator-related protein 1 isoform X2, translated as MAALWGAGGAAGSRGARRARGGGSGAEPPPASPAQCCSLEEEEPGLHWGAASSDVPLEADGILGTMHGYLDSSVISILEDFSSLHEHKACLEAPNELSLLTAITEILDSTDDETLSPFDSTMDSELLALPRERESSSFQKFLSLSRRSPERGVPALDDAWGLGKVEPGPLDLPWDCPLSCLEEPAAPRQRAGRAPRAEQKLPRPQLRERSDGEEEEGPPGELLQSPEERREEAAAWPADGGAPCIISTAAGSLSELVRSMHPYCLPTLTVCLDPASEPAAQEFLAGPLVLEIVPGAGESLEIPVVLQHLGPAEEEAASGRPAGEEEGAREPSPPSPTQARVSPPGAGPEEEARPRAQRQESRPQRCTEALAGGKRPDTEKGRGRERARKSRKKQREGLQRGRAKPDGDRVGLRLRSTSSGQPPASQPSPSWAARPSVQVSTFLEKQLEQARKDGRMELRAARGRPRAAAAGSAPRRKGRPEVQEKPEAAKLNVQPAVQGTGAPGPSEQDTGAPGPSKQAPPCPGELPADAGPSSAEQGEGSWPVPTKDSTGPETGAVGEAERAAVEAAGWPPRPKALSLTEYRQRMLRRQPGGSHGKEGEKPGVSKWPSIPEPPTELAEIPCLMAPVRPPPSQPAHPGEPPSSQRGPEKPSSPPATAPLASREPAISQRGPEKPPSSPATAPLACKAPVGPSQPVPAPLPPGPQLPFLPSTVGAAPAVIPPAAATPYALYPPVPSWPCFGPPPAGYPGLPPPPPTSGSPSAFHLVPGLPPPAVAWPSPALPPPPFGPGAPCASMGWALGLQPPYWPGVPVPPPLVYSDLGAKPFPAGPGPEPEPLARGTACAHVPALVPSCHEPPAFTTQSARPVPAQPSARATSGWVCDPRRQSRPVGESPAPQPVGQPTTPPPQAVCVSPAPQPVGRPPQPVGESPAPQPVGESPLPQPIGQPPQPVGESPAPQPVGRPPALPPQPVGESPLPQPVGQPPQPVGESPTPQPVGWPPQPVGQPPALPPQPVGRPPALPPQTVGESPLPQPVGQPPQPVGQPPALPPLPVGESPAPQPVGQPPALPRQPVGESPNPQHVGQPPALSPQPVGQPPGPCPPTEAAAPAKSVGPSLLEGSQPGSTGPVPQKPQLPGPPAVPRRAAVALRAREESQPAKPWRHRLLVGPARPGTSKDIVQAFISEIGIEASDLSSLLEQFEKTEGTKELPRGQRRGDRLAAGNTGSESQQEKSPPDSLHAPELANIAGLTPPATPPHQLWKPLAAVSLLGKARSPGAVPQEGGQNTAKFVEAKPLPQSKPRGKGPAPSHVGCGDHDYCARGTAQPEEGSRLPSTPAPSELGSRWNVKRHQDITIKPPSSLPSWTLACSGLRTPPGTAPGSSQPLDHRTRARSQAAAGRSSPPTSVLLSPAASPCRDEEPQSGDPQPAAKRSLRCYRRRAASPSPRARASRSFSSTSNGASTSSSSSSSSRSRSRSLSPPPKRWRRYRSRRSHSSHSSRSSCGSCGRSRGRSPSSASSYSSRSSSASRSRSRSPSPRRRSNRRRRFDYCDPPDHCQHQRILHKERAIEERRVVFIGKIPSRMTRAELRHRFSVFGDIEECTLHFRAEGDNYGFVTYRYAKEAFAAIESGHQLRRPDEQPFDLCFGGRRQFCRRNYADLDSNREDFDPAPVKSKFDSLDFDTLLKQAQRNLRR; from the exons ATGGCGGCGCTGTGGGGCGCCGGGGGAGCCGCCGGCAGCCGGGGCGCGCGCCGGGCgcgggggggcggcagcggcgcggagcccccccccgccagccccgcgcAG TGCTGCTCTCTGGAGGAAGAGGAGCCCGGCCTGCACTGGGGGGCTGCCAGCAGCGACGTGCCCCTGGAGGCCGACGGGATCCTGGGAACGATGCACGGCTACTTGGACTCCTCCGTCATCTCCATCCTTGAGGACTTCAGCTCGCTGCACGAG CACAAGGCCTGCCTAGAGGCTCCAAACGAGCTGTCCCTGCTGACGGCCATCACCGAGATCCTGGACAGCACGGACGACGAGACTCTGTCCCCGTTTGACAGCACCATGGACTCCGAATTGCTGGCGCTGCCCCGGGAGCGCGAGAGTTCTTCG ttCCAGAAGTTCCTCAGCTTGTCCCGGCGCTCCCCTGAGCGCGGCGTTCCTGCCCTGGACGATGCATGGGGCCTCGGCAAG GTGGAGCCCGGCCCCCTGGATCTGCCCTGGGACTGTCCACTGAGCTGCCTTGAGGAGCCGGCAGCGCCCAGGCAGCGCGCTGGCCGAGCGCCCCGGGCGGAGCAGAAGCTGCCCAGGCCCCAGCTGCGAGAGCGCAgcgatggggaggaggaggaagggccgcccggggagctgctgcagagcccgGAGGAGCGGCGCGAGGAGGCAGCGGCGTGGCCGGCCGATGGCGGCGCTCCCTGCATCATTAGCACGGCGGCCGGGTCGCTCAGCGAGCTGGTGAGGTCCATGCACCCGTACTGCCTGCCCACGCTCACCGTGTGCCTGGACCCGGCCAGTGAGCCGGCGGCCCAGGAGTTCTTAGCCGGCCCGCTCGTGCTGGAGATTGTGCCGGGCGCAGGCGAGAGCCTGGAGATCCccgtggtcctgcagcacctgggcccagCGGAAGAGGAGGCAGCCAGCGGGCGTCCAGCTGGTGAGGAGGAGGGTGCCCGGGAGCCGTCGCCACCCAGCCCGACCCAGGCCAGAGTCTCccccccgggggcgggcccggaAGAGGAGGCGAGGCCCCGAGCCCAGCGTCAGGAGAGCAGGCCGCAGCGCTGCACGGAGGCGCTGGCAGGCGGAAAGCGCCCGGACACGGAGAAGGGCCGAGGGCGCGAAAGGGCccggaaaagccggaaaaagcaAAGGGAGGGATTGCAGAGAGGCCGGGCCAAGCCGGACGGGGACCGTGTGGGCCTCAGGCTCCGCTCCACGTCCTCGGGacagccgccagccagccagccctcccccagctgggcagCCCGGCCCTCCGTGCAGGTGTCCACCTTCCTGGAGAAGCAGCTGGAGCAGGCGAGGAAGGATGGGCGGATGGAGCTGCGAGCGGCCCGAGGGCGGCCCAGGGCAGCGGCTGCAGGGAGCGCCCCGCGGAGGAAGGGGCGCCCTGAGGTGCAGGAGAAGCCGGAGGCCGCCAAGCTGAATGTGCAGccggctgtgcagggcacaggggcGCCTGGACCCTCCGAGCAGGACACAGGGGCGCCTGGACCCTCCAAgcaggccccgccctgccccggggaGCTGCCGGCTGACGCGGGACCCAGCTCAgcagagcagggggaagggagctggcctGTCCCCACCAAGGATAGCACTGGCCCGGAGACGGGcgctgtgggggaggcagagcGGGCTGCGGTTGAGGCTGCCGGCTGGCCGCCCAGGCCCAAGGCGCTCAGCCTGACGGAGTACCGGCAGCGGATGCTGCGCCGCCAGCCCGGCGGGAGCCacgggaaggagggggagaagccaggagtGAGCAAGTGGCCCAGCATTCCCGAGCCCCCCACGGAGCTGGCAGAAATCCCCTGCCTCATGGCGCCCGTACGCCCCCCACCCTCGCAGCCTGCCCACCCCGGGGAGCCACCCAGCTCCCAGAGGGGCCCCGAGAaaccctccagccccccagccaccgcTCCTCTGGCCAGCCGGGAGCCGGCCATCTCCCAGAGGGGCCCCGAGaaaccccccagctccccagccaccgCTCCCCTGGCCTGCAAGGCTCCTGtgggccccagccagcctgtgccagctcccctgcccccagggccccagCTGCCTTTCCTCCCCTCAACCGTGGGGGCAGCTCCTGCAGTGATCCCACCAGCTGCCGCCACTCCCTATGCCCTGTACCCCCCGGTGCCTTCCTGGCCTTGCTTCGGCCCCCCGCCTGCCGGCTACCCCGGCCTGCCCCCGCCACCGCCCACTAGCGGGTCCCCCAGCGCCTTCCACCTGGTGCCTGGTCTGCCCCCACCGGCCGTGGCCTGGccctctcctgctctgcccccgcctcccTTCGGCCCCGGAGCACCGTGTGCCTCCAtgggctgggccctgggcctCCAGCCACCCTACTGGCCGGGGGTCCCTGTGCCACCCCCCCTGGTGTACAGTGACCTGGGGGCAAAGCCCTTTCCAGCTGGCCCTGGTCCCGAGCCAGAGCCGCTGGCCAGGGGCACAGCTTGTGCCCACGTGCCCGCCCTGGTGCCAAGCTGCCACGAGCCCCCTGCTTTCACCACGCAGTCCGCCAGGCcggtgccagcccagccctcagcCAGGGCCACGTCTGGCTGGGTCTGTGATCCCAGGAGGCAGAGCCGGCCTGTGGGCGAGtcacccgccccccagccagtggggcagcccaCTACCCCACCcccgcaggctgtgtgtgtgtcacccgccccccagcctgtagggcggcccccccagcctgtgggtgagtcacctgccccccagcctgtgggTGAGTCACCCTTGCCCCAGCCTatagggcagcccccccagcctgtgggtgagtcacctgccccccagcctgtaggacggccccctgccctgcccccccagcctgtgggTGAGTCACCCTTGCCCCAGCCTgtagggcagcccccccagcctgtgggTGAGTCACCCACGCCCCAGCCTGTAGGGTGGCCCCCTCAGCCTGtagggcagccccctgccctgcccccccagcctgtaggacggccccctgccctgcccccccagactgTGGGTGAGTCACCCTTGCCCCAGCCTgtagggcagcccccccagcctgtagggcagccccctgccctgccccccctgcctgTAGGTGAgtcacctgccccccagcctgtagggcagccccctgccctgccccgccagccTGTGGGTGAGTCACCCAACCCCCAGCATGtggggcagccccctgctctgtccccccaGCCTGTGGGACAGCCCCCTGGTCCCTGCCCCCCAACggaggctgcagctccagcaaagAGTGTGGGGCCCAGCCTGTTGGAGGGATCCCAGCCAGGCTCCACAGGACCAGTCCCGCAGAAGCCCCAGCTGCCTGGCCCCCCGGCCGTGCCCAGGAGAGCTGCAGTGGCGCTGAGAGCGCGAGAGGAGAGCCAGCCCGCCAAGCCATGGAGACACCGGCTCCTCgtcggcccggcccggcccggtacCAGCAAGGACATTGTGCAGGCCTTCATCAGCGAAAtcg GAATCGAAGCTTCGGACCTGTCCAGCCTGCTGGAGCAGTTTGAGAAGACGGAAG GCACCAAGGAGCTGCCGCGCGGGCAGCGCCGTGGCGACAGGCTGGCAGCGGGGAACACTGG GTCCGAGAGCCAGCAGGAGAAGAGCCCGCCGGACAGCCTGCACGCCCCGGAGCTGGCCAACATCGCTG GCCTGACCCCGCCGGCGACGCCGCCCCACCAGCTCTGGAAGCCTCTGGCTGCCGTCTCGCTGCTGGGGAAGGCCAGGTCCCCAGGGGCCGTGCCCCAGGAGGGCGGCCAGAACACTGCCAAGTTCGTGGAGGCCAAGCCGCTGCCGCAGAGCAAACCTCGGGggaagggccctgcccccagccacgtGGGCTGTGGAGACCACGACTACTGCGCCCGGGGCACTGCCCAGCCAGAGGAGGGCTCCAGACTCCCCAGCACGCCGGCCCCGTCGGAGCTCGGCTCCCGCTGGAACGTGAAGCGGCACCAGGATATCACCATCAAgccgccctcctccctcccctcgtGGACGCTGGCCTGTTCCGGGCTCCGCACCCCTCCTGGCACCgcccctggctccagccagccGCTGGATCACCGGACTAGAGCCCGAAGCCAGGCTGCCgcgggcaggagcagcccccccacctcgGTCCTCCTGTCTCCGGCCGCGTCCCCCTGCCGGGATGAGGAGCCGCAGAGCGGGGACCCGCAGCCGGCTGCCAAGCGGTCCTTGCGCTGCTACCGGAGACGGGCGGCCTCACCGAGCCCCCGGGCTCGCGCCAGCCGCTCGTTCAGCTCCACGTCCAACGGGGCCAGCAcgtcgtcgtcgtcgtcgtcCTCCTCCCGGTCCCGGTCCCGGTCCCTGTCCCCCCCGCCAAAGCGGTGGCGAAG GTACCGCTCCAGACGGTCCCATAGCTCTCACTCCTCCCGCTCTAGCTGCGGGTCGTGTGGCCGGTCCCGGGGAAGGTCGCCCTCCTCGGCCTCGTCCTACTCGTCCAGATCCTCCTCGGCCTCCCGCAGCCGCTCGCGTTCCCCGTCCCCCCGCAGGAGGAGTAACCGGAGGAGAAG ATTCGATTATTGCGACCCTCCGGATCACTGCCAGCACCAGAGAATCCTCCACAAGGAACGTGCAATA gaggagaggagagtggtTTTCATCGGCAAGATCCCCAGCAGGATGACGCGGGCAGAGCTCCGGCACCGCTTCTCCGTCTTCGGGGACATCGAGGAGTGCACGCTCCACTTCCGGGCCGAGgg gGACAACTACGGCTTCGTGACCTACCGCTACGCCAAGGAGGCCTTCGCCGCCATCGAGAGCGGCCACCAGCTGCGGCGCCCGGACGAGCAGCCCTTCGACCTGTGCTTCGGGGGGCGCCGCCAGTTCTGCCGCAGGAACTACGCGGACCTGG ACTCCAACCGGGAAGATTTCGACCCTGCCCCCGTCAAGAGCAAGTTCGACTCCCTCGACTTCGACACCTTATTGAAGCAGGCGCAGCGCAACCTGCGGAGGTAG